In Halobacteriovorax marinus SJ, the following proteins share a genomic window:
- a CDS encoding alpha/beta fold hydrolase, whose protein sequence is MKNEYPDYFYSEDGTRIFYLTNFKKEELNEDEVVIVFNYGLVCNRKHFSPQEEYFDNLGYKILIHDYRAHYSSSGQDQIESCTFKNITKDLKGILTLLDIKNPIMIGHSMGVNVTLEYCKNYPQDVYKAVVISGTVLPPQDIMFDSNIVDVASPFIKSFAKDNPKVFEFIWKNSYKNPIARKIVLDGGFNTKKVEDSFVQIYMKKISELPKDIFFHLLDQMKEHDIISSLENINTPTLIIGGDSDKVIPNYLQRILHQYLPSSKLYILKDGSHVPQIDFPELTNKRIETFIKRT, encoded by the coding sequence ATGAAGAATGAGTACCCAGATTATTTCTATTCCGAAGATGGCACTAGAATTTTCTATTTAACAAATTTTAAAAAAGAAGAACTGAATGAAGATGAAGTTGTTATCGTCTTTAATTACGGTCTTGTTTGCAACCGTAAACACTTCTCCCCACAAGAGGAGTATTTCGATAACTTAGGATATAAGATTTTAATCCACGACTATCGTGCCCACTATAGTTCATCAGGACAAGACCAAATCGAGTCATGTACCTTTAAAAATATTACTAAAGATTTAAAAGGGATTCTCACTCTCTTAGATATTAAGAACCCTATTATGATTGGTCATAGTATGGGAGTAAATGTCACTTTAGAGTATTGCAAGAACTATCCACAAGATGTCTATAAAGCAGTTGTTATCTCTGGGACAGTTCTTCCTCCACAAGACATTATGTTTGATTCTAATATTGTTGATGTTGCATCACCTTTTATAAAATCATTCGCAAAGGACAACCCGAAGGTTTTTGAATTTATATGGAAGAATTCTTATAAGAATCCCATCGCAAGAAAAATAGTTTTAGATGGAGGATTCAATACTAAGAAAGTTGAAGACTCTTTTGTACAAATCTACATGAAGAAAATCAGTGAATTACCCAAAGACATTTTCTTTCATCTTTTAGATCAAATGAAAGAGCACGATATTATTTCATCACTTGAAAATATCAACACTCCAACGCTTATAATCGGTGGGGATTCAGATAAAGTTATACCAAACTACCTTCAAAGAATCCTGCATCAATATCTACCGAGTTCAAAGCTCTATATTCTAAAAGACGGAAGCCACGTTCCGCAAATTGATTTCCCAGAACTTACAAATAAGAGAATAGAAACTTTTATCAAAAGAACTTAG
- a CDS encoding ABC transporter substrate-binding protein encodes MNLAKVLLLIFTISLFSCKKKDDSNTLNVSISGEISTLDPANSYDTISASIVYQGYEPLYEYHYLKRPYTIQPLLAEAMPIIEDNGRKYTIKIKKNIQYHDDPAFKGKARFVKAEDFINQIKRLAYLPTNSNGWWLFDQKIKGLNDFRNSVGRDFEKFKTTKIEGLKAIDDHTLVIELNESYPQMLYTLAMSFTSPMPIEAIEMYENNLNDKIIGTGPFKLDSWTSSTKLRLIKNENYRKAFYPGQGDRIANSRNLLKDSGKVIPFIDKVEYNVYKEAQTRWLNFKAKKIDFLIIPKDNYSSAVDPNGNLTKELQEENIKLQIFPTLTYWWLSFNMQDPLLGKNLNLRKAIAHAIDVERYIKVFTNNIGQKSNSIYPPGIPGYDPSAQLPYEYNLEKAREFLKKAGYPNGKGLPTLTYDVRGVSATNRQQADFVKSELGKIGINVQVALNNFPAFLEKARQGKLQFWQDGWALDYPDSENVLQLLISKNHAPGPNSTFYSNKEFDKLFNKLKVMPNGPEKIEVMKRMEEIIIHDLPWVMQYYSRNYILYHDRLNNYRHSDLIYNNFKYLRLNQK; translated from the coding sequence ATGAATTTAGCTAAAGTACTCTTACTCATTTTTACTATTTCTCTATTTTCTTGTAAGAAAAAGGATGACTCTAATACCTTAAATGTCTCAATTTCGGGTGAGATCTCTACACTAGACCCAGCAAATAGTTACGATACAATTTCAGCGTCTATCGTTTACCAAGGCTATGAACCTCTATATGAGTACCACTATTTAAAGAGACCCTATACTATTCAACCACTTTTAGCAGAAGCGATGCCTATCATTGAAGACAATGGAAGAAAGTATACAATCAAAATCAAAAAGAATATTCAATATCATGATGACCCTGCTTTCAAAGGAAAAGCAAGATTTGTAAAAGCAGAAGATTTTATTAATCAAATCAAAAGGCTGGCCTACTTACCAACTAATAGTAATGGATGGTGGCTATTTGATCAAAAAATCAAAGGATTGAATGACTTTAGAAACTCTGTAGGAAGAGATTTTGAGAAATTTAAAACGACAAAAATAGAAGGCCTAAAGGCAATCGATGACCACACTCTTGTCATTGAGTTAAATGAAAGTTACCCACAAATGCTCTACACATTAGCAATGAGCTTCACTTCACCAATGCCTATTGAAGCAATTGAGATGTATGAGAATAACTTAAACGATAAAATTATAGGAACTGGTCCATTTAAATTAGATTCTTGGACATCATCTACAAAATTAAGACTTATAAAGAATGAAAACTATCGAAAAGCTTTTTATCCTGGGCAAGGCGATAGAATTGCAAACTCAAGGAATCTACTAAAGGACTCAGGAAAGGTTATTCCTTTTATTGATAAGGTTGAATACAACGTCTATAAAGAAGCACAAACAAGATGGCTTAACTTTAAGGCCAAGAAGATCGACTTTCTAATCATTCCTAAAGACAATTATAGTTCAGCTGTTGATCCAAATGGGAATCTTACAAAAGAACTTCAAGAAGAGAATATAAAGTTACAAATTTTTCCAACTCTTACTTATTGGTGGCTATCATTCAATATGCAAGATCCATTACTTGGAAAGAATTTAAATCTAAGAAAGGCGATCGCGCATGCTATAGATGTTGAAAGATATATCAAAGTATTTACTAATAATATTGGACAGAAATCTAACTCGATTTATCCTCCAGGAATTCCAGGGTACGACCCATCTGCTCAATTACCTTATGAATATAATCTAGAAAAGGCACGTGAGTTCTTAAAGAAAGCAGGCTACCCAAATGGTAAGGGTCTTCCAACACTCACTTACGATGTAAGAGGTGTTAGTGCTACAAATAGACAACAAGCGGACTTTGTTAAATCAGAACTCGGTAAGATAGGCATCAATGTTCAGGTCGCTCTTAACAACTTCCCAGCATTTCTAGAAAAAGCAAGACAAGGAAAACTACAATTCTGGCAAGATGGATGGGCCCTAGATTATCCAGATTCAGAGAATGTTCTTCAGCTTCTAATATCAAAGAACCATGCTCCTGGGCCAAACTCAACGTTCTACTCAAATAAGGAATTTGATAAGCTCTTTAATAAACTAAAAGTTATGCCAAACGGACCTGAGAAGATTGAGGTTATGAAGAGAATGGAGGAGATTATTATCCACGATTTACCATGGGTAATGCAGTACTATTCTAGGAACTACATCCTTTATCATGACAGGCTAAATAACTATCGTCACTCTGACCTGATCTATAATAATTTTAAATATCTAAGACTTAATCAAAAATAG
- a CDS encoding regulatory protein RecX: MTQLQESSTKNAYLYIIKLLTKRDYSKYKLANKLKTRGFSSNHIEEAIQEVEDKGYLRENEYAMSKAKSLMLKNNHPNLIISKLSEENLFVSTQELAELFQEYRQTTRVQIETIIEKKLRTTKLTPDLDFFSPSIQKIIRHCLSKGHDLDEVKETFSNIKNLSQ, translated from the coding sequence ATGACTCAACTGCAAGAATCATCAACAAAGAACGCATACCTCTATATTATAAAGCTACTCACAAAGAGAGATTACTCTAAATACAAATTAGCAAATAAGCTTAAGACAAGAGGGTTTTCATCTAATCATATAGAGGAGGCTATTCAAGAGGTTGAAGACAAAGGTTACTTAAGAGAGAATGAGTATGCTATGTCCAAAGCCAAATCACTGATGCTTAAAAATAATCATCCCAATTTGATTATCTCTAAGTTATCAGAAGAGAATCTCTTCGTAAGTACACAAGAGCTAGCTGAATTATTTCAAGAGTATCGTCAAACGACGAGAGTTCAAATTGAAACGATTATTGAAAAGAAGCTAAGAACAACTAAGCTCACACCAGATCTAGACTTCTTCTCACCTTCTATACAAAAGATTATTAGACACTGTCTTTCTAAAGGACATGACCTAGATGAAGTGAAAGAGACTTTCTCCAACATCAAGAATCTCTCTCAGTAA
- a CDS encoding TIGR04552 family protein produces the protein MVRPDYLSKYMFDWEILDVVVGGRSALDSKFFVTPLMEANQINQFLKGYGLDPNDPISKAELFGNFQEAMQFVRRYFLKEGNSEGLDLKIPNSLYMITDVSELLMLATGQKEGTEREDQLWAEIILKVMHTILHVDKDLRSTYFSVIQTQIFDKFYKYITRDSDSLFLSNGEEKIKLIDFETKSKKARESVIIKLLHKVENVAEELFDRVGVRFITESKFDALRVVNFLVRENIIIPHNIKPSRSINTLVNLQDLKEKYQNIIKMSLRNDLAEDRFLNAIEREIAENIGLTDQDRNKHTSKKYKAIQFTCRQLIKYKNPFFKEFSAVRKAAKEDGESELAKSIMNLDLSMIARDVRFFYPFEVQIADLKSHKENTEGEASHAEYKKAQTRSAMKRVFGNLIKYKNLEV, from the coding sequence ATGGTTAGACCTGATTATTTATCAAAATATATGTTCGATTGGGAAATACTCGATGTTGTTGTCGGGGGAAGATCGGCACTCGATTCTAAATTCTTTGTCACACCATTGATGGAAGCGAATCAAATAAATCAATTCCTAAAAGGATATGGACTCGATCCGAATGATCCAATTAGTAAGGCCGAGCTATTTGGAAACTTTCAAGAGGCCATGCAATTTGTACGCAGATACTTTTTAAAAGAGGGTAATAGTGAAGGTCTCGACTTAAAGATTCCTAACTCTCTTTATATGATTACAGATGTTAGTGAACTTCTTATGCTTGCAACGGGACAGAAAGAAGGTACAGAGAGAGAAGATCAGCTGTGGGCCGAAATTATTCTTAAGGTTATGCATACAATTCTTCACGTAGATAAAGATCTGAGATCAACGTACTTCTCTGTTATCCAAACACAAATTTTTGATAAGTTTTATAAGTATATAACTAGAGACTCTGACAGCCTCTTTCTCTCCAATGGAGAGGAGAAGATTAAGCTTATCGACTTTGAGACTAAATCAAAGAAAGCTCGAGAAAGTGTTATTATTAAATTACTTCATAAAGTCGAAAATGTTGCTGAGGAGCTATTTGATAGAGTTGGAGTAAGGTTTATAACTGAGTCAAAGTTTGATGCTCTTAGAGTTGTAAATTTTTTAGTGAGAGAAAATATTATAATTCCTCATAATATTAAGCCAAGTCGCTCGATAAATACTCTGGTCAATCTACAGGACTTAAAAGAAAAGTATCAAAATATAATTAAGATGAGTTTGCGTAACGACTTAGCTGAAGATCGTTTCTTAAATGCAATTGAGAGAGAAATTGCTGAGAATATAGGTTTAACTGATCAAGATAGAAATAAACACACTTCTAAAAAATATAAGGCCATTCAATTCACTTGTAGGCAGTTGATCAAATATAAGAATCCATTCTTTAAAGAATTTAGTGCAGTAAGAAAAGCTGCTAAAGAAGATGGTGAGAGTGAACTAGCAAAGAGTATAATGAATTTAGACCTCTCAATGATTGCTAGAGATGTTAGATTCTTTTATCCATTTGAAGTTCAAATTGCTGACCTAAAATCCCATAAAGAAAACACTGAGGGCGAAGCTTCTCATGCTGAGTATAAGAAGGCACAAACTCGCTCGGCCATGAAGAGAGTATTTGGAAACTTAATTAAGTATAAGAACTTAGAAGTCTAA
- a CDS encoding FlgT C-terminal domain-containing protein, which produces MKKINLQIIAIVIFMFTASMGFARDFIIFSIVQDLPMGYQNETVNKNFYVNIGSEQGVDLGTTLDVYRTISRLDPYETKQRYQYQVKIGELEVLHTEKDTAIATLKESNIGKDAKVYDIGGFMIGDKVNVKVK; this is translated from the coding sequence ATGAAAAAGATAAACCTGCAAATTATCGCCATTGTAATTTTTATGTTTACTGCAAGCATGGGCTTTGCCAGAGACTTTATAATCTTCAGCATCGTTCAAGACTTACCAATGGGCTATCAAAATGAAACTGTTAATAAGAACTTCTATGTGAATATTGGAAGTGAGCAGGGAGTAGACCTCGGTACGACACTTGATGTTTATAGAACAATTTCAAGACTAGACCCCTATGAAACAAAACAGCGCTATCAATACCAAGTTAAAATTGGAGAATTAGAGGTTCTTCATACTGAAAAAGATACTGCGATTGCTACTCTTAAAGAGTCTAATATTGGTAAAGACGCAAAGGTTTATGATATTGGCGGCTTTATGATTGGCGACAAGGTAAACGTTAAAGTTAAATAA
- a CDS encoding phosphatidylglycerophosphatase A family protein has product MSEKNKPSLKNIDILFLSVFGSGFFPWAPGTFGTLVTMPFLFALGTLGAPFFLYIPFLVISTAGACFVTDFTQRKYKLHDPSWIVIDESLGVATTWLFLQNHSVLHYTIIFALFRFFDIVKIWPASYFDKKVHHGAGTILDDIISGLFAGFVYLIINALGVI; this is encoded by the coding sequence ATGTCAGAAAAAAATAAGCCAAGTCTTAAAAACATAGACATCCTCTTCCTTTCAGTATTTGGATCGGGATTCTTTCCATGGGCCCCAGGAACTTTTGGAACTCTTGTCACCATGCCGTTCTTATTTGCATTGGGAACTCTTGGCGCTCCATTTTTCTTATACATTCCCTTTCTGGTAATTTCCACCGCTGGAGCTTGCTTTGTCACAGACTTCACGCAAAGAAAATATAAACTACATGACCCTTCATGGATAGTTATTGATGAATCTCTCGGCGTGGCCACAACATGGCTCTTTCTCCAGAATCACTCGGTGCTACATTATACAATAATTTTTGCCCTATTTCGATTCTTTGATATCGTGAAAATATGGCCAGCAAGCTATTTCGATAAGAAAGTACACCATGGTGCCGGTACGATATTAGACGATATCATAAGCGGTCTCTTTGCAGGTTTTGTCTATTTGATCATTAATGCGCTAGGCGTAATTTAA
- the recA gene encoding recombinase RecA, with the protein MASKSTTSSTEANKTKALDLALATIEKQFGKGAIMKLDSEKKLEKVPAISTGCLGLDLALGVGGIPQGRIIEVYGPESSGKTTLTLHAAAECQKAGGTVAFIDAEHALDTYYAEKLGVDVPNTLISQPDSGEQALEIADMLVRSGAVDLLIVDSVAALTPRAELEGDMGDSHMGLQARLMSQALRKLTGSISRSNTTVIFINQLRMKIGVMFGNPETTTGGNALKFYASVRVDIRRIGAIKNGDEVVGSRTRVKIVKNKVAPPFKQIEFDIMYGEGISKTGDVLDLAVEHGVVEKAGAWFSYNNAKIGQGRENSKNFLSENKDIFEEIRNKVLAKNGLITLEEEAVDKETGEIIEETAPVEKKTKAKKSKKTIQ; encoded by the coding sequence ATGGCTTCAAAATCAACTACCTCTTCAACAGAGGCAAACAAAACAAAAGCACTAGACCTGGCCCTTGCCACAATTGAAAAGCAATTTGGAAAGGGAGCTATCATGAAGCTCGATTCTGAAAAGAAACTTGAAAAAGTTCCGGCTATCTCAACAGGTTGTCTTGGACTAGACCTCGCTCTTGGAGTTGGTGGTATCCCTCAAGGTAGAATTATTGAAGTATACGGTCCAGAGTCATCTGGTAAAACAACTTTAACTCTTCATGCGGCAGCAGAATGTCAAAAAGCTGGTGGTACAGTTGCATTTATCGATGCTGAGCATGCACTAGATACTTATTACGCAGAAAAGCTAGGAGTCGACGTTCCTAATACACTTATATCTCAACCAGATTCTGGGGAACAAGCACTAGAAATAGCTGATATGCTTGTTCGCTCAGGTGCTGTTGACCTTCTTATCGTCGACTCTGTTGCTGCCCTTACTCCTAGAGCAGAGCTCGAAGGTGATATGGGTGACTCACACATGGGTCTTCAAGCAAGACTAATGTCTCAAGCCCTTAGAAAGCTTACAGGTTCGATTTCAAGATCAAATACAACAGTTATTTTCATTAACCAGTTAAGAATGAAAATTGGTGTTATGTTTGGAAACCCTGAAACAACTACTGGTGGTAACGCCCTTAAGTTCTACGCTTCTGTTAGAGTAGATATTAGAAGAATCGGTGCTATTAAAAATGGTGACGAAGTTGTAGGAAGTAGAACAAGAGTTAAGATTGTTAAAAATAAAGTTGCTCCACCGTTTAAGCAAATTGAATTCGACATTATGTATGGAGAAGGTATTTCTAAAACAGGTGATGTTCTTGACCTCGCTGTTGAACACGGTGTTGTTGAAAAGGCAGGAGCATGGTTCTCATACAATAATGCAAAAATTGGTCAAGGTAGAGAGAACTCAAAGAACTTCTTAAGTGAGAACAAAGATATCTTTGAAGAGATTAGAAACAAAGTTCTAGCAAAGAATGGTTTAATCACTTTAGAAGAAGAAGCTGTCGACAAAGAAACTGGAGAGATTATCGAAGAGACAGCTCCAGTAGAAAAGAAAACAAAAGCAAAGAAATCGAAGAAAACAATTCAATAA